Part of the Chloroflexota bacterium genome, ACCAGGATGAAGCGCATCCCCCGATTGCGGGCGGCCTCCATCAGCTCGACGGACTCCCCGCCCGGGTGCCCGACGATAAACGGCGTTCCGGCCTGCTGAAACGCCTCGGCCATCACTTCAACGGTCGTTGCCATGCGGACCCTCCCGCGCGTTGGCGGCCAGCGACGGCCGACCTTGGAGGGAGCGTACACCGGCACGGGGAGTCATGTCTGCGGAGCCAGGCCGTCCGCGGAGCCAGACCGGTCTCCGCTCGTTCTGAGCAGAGACCCCCTCAATCGCATGCTCCTGGAGGCGCGATGGCCCGCCGCCTGCTGCTCGACACGTCAAGCCTGCTGTACCGCGCCTTCTTCGGCCTGCCGACGTCGATCAAGGCCCCGGATGGGATGGTCGTGAACGCCGTCCACGGCTATCTGGATATGACGGCGCGCCTGTACGCCTCGCGCCAGCCGGATCAGTTGATCCACGTCTACGACGACGTGTTCGTGCCGGCCTCCCGTGCGGCGGTGTATCCGCCGTACAAGGCCCACCGCCCGGAAGACCCGCCGGAGCTGCCACCCCAGTTCGGGCTGCTCGCGGAGGCGCTGGCCGCGCTCGGCGAGACGACGGCCCACTCCGAGGCCTGGGAGGCCGACGACGCCATCGGCGCACTCTGCGCCGGCGCCGCGCCCGAGGACGGGGTTGAGATCGTCACGGGCGACCGCGACCTGTTGCAGCTGGTCCGCGACGGCCGGCCGGCTGTGCGGGTGCTGTTCACGGTCAAGGGCGTCACCGACCTGGCCACGTTCGACGAGGCCGCCGTGCTGGCCAGGTACGGTGTACCGGCCGGCCGTTATGTTGATTTTGCCATCTTGCGGGGCGACCCATCGGACGGATTGCCGGGGGTGGCCGGGATCGGCGAGAAGACCGCGCAGAAGCTGGTGCAGGCACACGCCGACATGGCGGCCATCCTGGCAAGCGCGCCAACCCAGCCAAAGCGGCTCAGCGCGAATCTGTCAGCCGCCGGCGAGTACATCGCGCTGATGCAGCAGATCGTGCCCGTGCGATCTGATGTTCGCGTGGACGTGAGTGCCAACGCGGCGAGCGAGACGGAGATTCAACGACTGTCTGAGTCCCGCCGGCTCGGCGGCCCGATCAGAAGAATACAGGAGGCCCGCAGGCAGTCACCTGAATAGCCCCGCCAACGTTCTCCTGGCCGAAGCAATCTGCCTCGCCTGGAGTCACGGTGCCTTCCCCTCGGTGGCCTCTCCTGTCGCTCACGTTCGGCCTGCTGCTGGCAGGCGCGTCAGCATGCGGCGCGCCGGCCCAGGGCACGTCCAGCCAGGCCCGGGACGCGGCGGCCGTCGTGGCGGGAATCGCCGGCAACAACGCGGCGCGCTCGCCGTACCTCACCGCGACGCCGCGACCGGCCGGCGCATCGCCCATCGTGGTCAGCGCGTCCTCGGGCCGTGCGCCCACCGCGACGCCGATGATGGCGAAGGCCGCGCTCTCCGCACCGACGCTGCGCCTGCCGACCGATGGCCGCAGTGTGGTCGTGGTCAACTCGACCGACAGCGACGGCCTCTGGACCCGCCGTGAGCCGGGCGGCGAGCCGCTCCGGACCTGGGCCGATGGGACGCCGATGCTGGTGATCGGGGAGGACGAGCAGGCCGATGGACGGGTCTGGAAGCAGGTGCAGACGCTCGACGGGCAGATCGCCTGGGCGGCAGCCGAGTACCTCGTGCCGGCCGACGAACAGGTGCTGGCCGCTGCTCTGCCCGGCCTGCTCGTGCCGCGAACGCCCGCGCCGGTCGCGCCCGGCGTACAGGCACGGGTCGCCGTGACCGACACTGCCCCCACGCCTACCCCGGCCCCCCTGATGCCGGTGGCCCCAACGGCAACGCGCCGCACGGTGGCGATCGCCGGGCAGGCCGCCCCGACCCAGCCCCCGGCGGCTGCAAGCTCGGGCGCCGCGAGCGCCCAGGCGACGGCCACCCCGCAGCCAACCGCGACCGTCGTGCCAACTGCGACCCCGATCCGAGCGCCTTCCGGCAGCAACGTCATCGAAGCGGAGGACGCCGTCCTCACCGTGATAGGCACGGACCGGGGCATGCCCAACAAGATCGGCAACCGCCCCCGAGATGGCATGGAGCTGGCGGCCGTCCAGGTCAAGATCGTCAACAACGGCGACGAGCCGTTGGCCGTCTACCGGGGCGCGTTCCGCCTGAGCCTGTCCGACCGCTCGCGCGTCGAGCCTCTGGCTGGCGGCGCCTCGCCGCTCCCCTACTCCACGCTGGTGCCGGTCGGCGGAGTGCTGGAAGGCTGGCTGACGTTCGAGGTACCGAGCGGCGGTCGTACCGACGCCATCATCTGGGCGCCCGACCGCGGCACCACCTACGCGGTCGGCCTGTAGCGCGAGGCGGCCAGCCTCACGCCGGCCCCACGTTCGTGCGGGACCAGTTCGGCCTGGTGTCAGCAAGCGAACAGCCAGAGTGTCCGGTTTTCGCCTGCCCCGTCAGTAGACTGGTCGTAGGCTGTGGGCAGCAGTGGAACGCTGGCGGCTCGATTGACCGTGCGCCGCCGAGATCAACCAGGGAGCACGACCATGATTCTGCCGACACGAATCCTGCGCGGCGCGGCGGCACTGGCGATCGGATTGGCCGTCATCGGCACGTCGGTCAGCCCGGGCGCGGCTGAGGCGGCGGTGCTGGAGAAGAAGAACGAGAGGAGCGCTGACAACGACAACGACTCAGGCTCGGGCATCGGCGACGTGCCGATCATCGGCGACCTCGTGGGGAGCTTCGAGGGCCAGGAGCCGGAGGATATCGCGGTTGGCGCGATTCAGCTGACGGCCGGCGTCGCCGAGACCGTGGTGCCACTGGTCATCCGGGCGTTCAAGTAGCGGGAGTCGGCTCGGCTCGCGCCCAGTCGTCGCGCGGGAACCGGCGCGGGCTGACGCGCAGACACGAGGAACACAACGGGGGCGGCGCATCGGGAAGATGCGCCGCCTCTTTTGTGTTCTCTTCATTGCTGGGGTAGAACGGCGATGCTACCATTCGCCAGCGGGGCAGCCTGAGCTGGCCCGTCTGCTGGTGTGTGCACGGTGGCCGCGCTGCAAGCCTCTGCACATGGCCGCCCTCGCTCAGGTCGGCGTCTGAAGGAGCCATGGATGCTGCGCATCGCGGTCCTGTCCGTTCATACCTGTCCCCTTGCGCCGCTGGGCGGCTGGGAGACGGGAGGCATGAACGTCTACGTGCGTGAGCTCTGTCGTGGACTCGGGCGCATGGGCGTGGCGACGGACGTCTTCACGCGCCGGCAGGATCCAGACGTCCCTACCGTCGTCGAGCTGGGGAACCATACGCGGGTGATTCACGTGGACGCGGGTGCGCCGCGCCATCGTGACAAGTACGCGGTGGTGGACGACCTCCCCGAGTTGGCCTGCAACATCCAACGCTACCGCAACTTTGTTGGAGCGCGCTACGACCTGATTCACAGCCACTACTGGCTGTCCGGGCGCCTCTCCTCGCTGTTCAAGGAGCACTGGCGCGCGCCGGTCGTGGCGATGTTCCACACGCTCGGCGCGCTGAAGAACCGGGTGGCCCAGGACTCAGCCGAGCTGGAGCAGCAGATCCGCGTGGACATCGAGCGGCGCACGATGGCGACCGCCGACCGGCTGATCGCCGCCACCGAGATCGACCGCGGCCACATGCTCGAAGCGTACGGAGCCAACCCGCGCAAGATCTCGATTGTGCCGGGCGGCGTGAACCTGGACACGTTCGGGCCGGGCTCGCGCGAGGAGGCACGTCGGTCGCTTGGCCTGGGGCCACAGCCGACGCTGCTCTTTGTGGGCCGGATCCAGCGGCTGAAGGGCATCGACATCCTGATTCGAGCCGCTGCGACGCTCCGCGCGGAGATCGGTCCCCTGCGGGTGCTGGTGGTCGGCGGGACGGGCCAGCAGTCTGGCGAAGAGCGGCGCGAGATGAGCCGTCTGCAAGAGATCGTGCGCGACCTCGACCTCGGCTCGGTGGTGCAGTTCGTCGGCGCGGTTGAGCAGACGCAACTGGCGGAGTACTACCGCGCAGCCGACGTCACGGTGATGCCATCTACCTACGAGTCGTTCGGGCTGGTCGCCGTCGAGTCGATGGCCTGTGGCACGCCAGTGGTCGCGTCGCGGGTGGGCGGCCTGGCGACGGTGGTCCGCGACGGCGAGAACGGCGCGCTGGTGCCCTGGCGCGATCCAAACCTGTTCGCCCAACGCATCCGCACCATCCTCACGGACGCGCCGGCCGCAGCCCGGATGCGTCGAGGCGCGCTGGAGACGGCGCACCAGTACAGTTGGGACGCGGCGGCCGAGAAGACGGTCACCGTCTACGACAGCTTGCTTTCCCGGGGTGTCGGGCTGGTCGGCAGCGCCGAATGAACGCGGCGCGCGCATGCAGGCGGCGGCAGGGCTTCCGGGTGGACGAATGGGGACTGCCGTGCTGAAGGCGCTCGAACTGCTTCGCCAGCTCCAGGCTCTCGACAGCCAGATCGACGACGGTCGCGACCGCGTCGCCACGATCGATGCAACGTTGCAGGACCGTTCCGAGTTCGAGGCGGCGAAGCAGCGGCACCAGAGCGCCGCCCTGCCCGTGAAGAGCCTGGACGCCGAGCAGAAGGACCTGGAGCTCAAGCTCGGAACGGCCCGCGCGCAACTGGCCGAGAACGAACAGAAGCTGTACGGCGGCAAGATCGCCAACCCCAAGGAGCTGACCGACTTGCAGAATCGTGGGACGGACCTGCGCCGCCAGATCTCCGTCGGCGAGACCGCTGAGCTGCAGGTCATCGAGAAGCTCGACGCCGCCCGAAACGAGCTGAACGAGGCTGAGGCCGCCCTGCGGACCATCGTGGCCGAGCGCCGCACCTTGGAGGCGAGTCTGATCGCCGAGCGCAAGGATCTCGTCGCCTCCGTTCGCGCAACGACCGCCAGTCGGGATCAGCTGCGGACCCAGATCGAGGCCCAGCCCCTTCGCACCTACGACCGCCTGCGCGTCCGGCACGGCGGCTTCGCCGTGGCCGAGGTGAAGCAGCGGACCTGCCAGGGGTGCCGCGTCTCGATGATCGCGGCGCAGGAACAGCGGCTGCGGCAAGGCGAACAACTGGTGACCTGCCAGAGCTGCGGGCGGTTCCTC contains:
- a CDS encoding flap endonuclease, producing the protein MARRLLLDTSSLLYRAFFGLPTSIKAPDGMVVNAVHGYLDMTARLYASRQPDQLIHVYDDVFVPASRAAVYPPYKAHRPEDPPELPPQFGLLAEALAALGETTAHSEAWEADDAIGALCAGAAPEDGVEIVTGDRDLLQLVRDGRPAVRVLFTVKGVTDLATFDEAAVLARYGVPAGRYVDFAILRGDPSDGLPGVAGIGEKTAQKLVQAHADMAAILASAPTQPKRLSANLSAAGEYIALMQQIVPVRSDVRVDVSANAASETEIQRLSESRRLGGPIRRIQEARRQSPE
- a CDS encoding glycosyltransferase, with product MLRIAVLSVHTCPLAPLGGWETGGMNVYVRELCRGLGRMGVATDVFTRRQDPDVPTVVELGNHTRVIHVDAGAPRHRDKYAVVDDLPELACNIQRYRNFVGARYDLIHSHYWLSGRLSSLFKEHWRAPVVAMFHTLGALKNRVAQDSAELEQQIRVDIERRTMATADRLIAATEIDRGHMLEAYGANPRKISIVPGGVNLDTFGPGSREEARRSLGLGPQPTLLFVGRIQRLKGIDILIRAAATLRAEIGPLRVLVVGGTGQQSGEERREMSRLQEIVRDLDLGSVVQFVGAVEQTQLAEYYRAADVTVMPSTYESFGLVAVESMACGTPVVASRVGGLATVVRDGENGALVPWRDPNLFAQRIRTILTDAPAAARMRRGALETAHQYSWDAAAEKTVTVYDSLLSRGVGLVGSAE